Proteins co-encoded in one Cyanobacteria bacterium QS_8_64_29 genomic window:
- a CDS encoding antibiotic resistance protein MarC, with protein sequence MAQSQPFWQFLLGSLVALFPIVDPIGSIPFFLALTLEVPRPERDHLSRKVALYVVAILLAFLLIGGGILRFFGISLDVVKIAGGIVIFNSAWRSMESQPRLSREDNQAAARKSEQSGDIAFMPMTVPLLAGPGAIAVTLGISAQAGRALTAEAALKLLAAALAIAAMGGITYLCLRSASFWVRVLGETGIRALTRILGLFILAIGVQLILDGLGSWLTDLSLAAAP encoded by the coding sequence ATTGCCCAGAGCCAGCCGTTTTGGCAGTTCCTGCTGGGGAGCTTGGTGGCGCTGTTTCCCATCGTTGACCCCATCGGCAGCATTCCGTTTTTTTTGGCCCTGACGCTGGAGGTCCCGCGTCCCGAGCGCGATCACCTCAGCCGCAAGGTCGCGCTCTACGTGGTCGCCATCCTGCTGGCCTTTTTACTCATTGGCGGCGGCATCCTGCGCTTTTTTGGCATCTCGCTGGATGTAGTCAAAATCGCCGGGGGCATCGTCATTTTTAACTCGGCCTGGCGCAGCATGGAGTCGCAACCGCGGCTCTCGCGCGAGGACAACCAAGCGGCGGCGCGCAAAAGCGAGCAGTCTGGCGACATTGCCTTTATGCCCATGACCGTGCCGCTGCTGGCCGGCCCGGGTGCGATCGCGGTAACCTTGGGCATCTCCGCGCAAGCCGGCCGGGCGCTGACGGCCGAGGCGGCCCTGAAGCTGCTGGCGGCGGCCCTGGCGATCGCGGCGATGGGCGGCATTACCTACCTTTGCTTGCGCTCGGCCAGCTTTTGGGTCCGCGTGCTGGGCGAGACGGGGATCCGCGCGCTCACCCGGATCCTGGGGCTGTTCATTTTGGCCAT
- a CDS encoding sodium:proton antiporter, whose product MGEIAALELLVPAAATSQPLGPPVLQVVLTSLFAVYIGSKIGGEITSRLRLTPILGELLAGIVLGVSLLQVVLLPGSNVAASDSLLLQAIRDFHPGLGEAALAELFETQGLILATLSKLGVILLLFQVGLESDLRELIKVAPQAGIMALLGVGMPLTAGLGGLVGIFGVDLTSALFAAAAMTATSIGISISILTSLRMVGSRAGQVILGAAVLDDITGILILTLVNGLVVGSGLDPAGVLVLLVMPPLFLLAAIALSRLLGSLFVGFSGLLKSRGTLLLSALAFCFGLAFLADAARLEPLIGAFAAGLIVGQTELNQSVERQIQPIADLLIPIFFVVTGAQIDMRTIDPFSPSGGIVLLMGLFLTAIVVAGKLGGAYLVQRLTPDPPSPLPVAFGMLPRGEVTLIVLGIGIASGQMSSQSSAAVVLAVLATVVLTPLGLRQSVAPPQDSH is encoded by the coding sequence AGCCTGTTTGCGGTCTACATCGGCAGTAAAATTGGGGGCGAGATTACCAGCCGCCTGCGGCTGACGCCCATTTTGGGCGAGCTGTTGGCGGGCATTGTGCTGGGGGTGTCGCTGCTGCAGGTGGTGCTGCTGCCGGGGAGCAACGTTGCCGCCAGCGACTCGCTGCTGCTGCAAGCCATCCGGGACTTTCATCCCGGCTTGGGGGAGGCTGCCCTTGCTGAGTTGTTTGAGACCCAGGGGCTGATCCTGGCAACCCTCTCCAAGCTGGGGGTCATCCTGCTGCTATTTCAAGTGGGGCTGGAGTCTGACTTGCGCGAGCTCATCAAGGTAGCGCCCCAGGCGGGCATCATGGCGCTGCTGGGGGTAGGCATGCCGCTGACTGCCGGCCTTGGAGGCTTGGTGGGAATCTTTGGGGTCGATCTCACCAGCGCCCTGTTTGCCGCCGCCGCCATGACCGCAACCAGCATTGGCATCTCCATTAGCATCCTGACCTCGCTGCGCATGGTTGGCTCCCGCGCGGGCCAGGTCATTTTGGGGGCGGCGGTGTTGGATGACATTACCGGCATTTTGATCCTGACGCTGGTCAACGGCCTGGTTGTGGGGAGCGGGCTGGACCCGGCCGGCGTGCTGGTGCTGCTGGTGATGCCGCCGCTGTTTTTGCTGGCGGCGATCGCGCTTAGCCGGCTGTTGGGCTCGCTGTTCGTGGGTTTTTCGGGGCTGCTCAAGAGCCGGGGAACGCTGCTGCTGTCGGCGCTGGCCTTCTGCTTTGGCTTGGCCTTTTTGGCAGATGCCGCTCGCCTGGAACCGCTCATTGGCGCGTTTGCAGCGGGCCTGATTGTGGGCCAAACCGAGCTCAACCAGAGCGTGGAGCGCCAGATCCAACCCATTGCCGACCTGCTCATCCCCATTTTTTTTGTGGTTACCGGCGCGCAGATCGACATGCGCACCATCGACCCGTTTAGCCCCAGCGGCGGGATCGTGCTGCTAATGGGCCTGTTCCTGACCGCGATCGTGGTGGCGGGCAAGTTGGGCGGCGCCTATTTGGTCCAGCGCCTGACCCCCGATCCGCCCTCGCCGCTGCCAGTCGCCTTTGGCATGCTGCCGCGCGGCGAAGTGACGCTGATCGTTTTGGGCATCGGGATCGCCTCGGGGCAGATGTCCTCGCAAAGCAGCGCAGCGGTGGTTTTGGCCGTGCTGGCCACTGTAGTCCTAACGCCGCTGGGCTTGCGCCAGAGCGTGGCGCCTCCCCAAGATTCCCACTAG